The genomic window AGCATAAAATGCACAGCAAATGAATAAACAAAATCTTGAATCACAGCAACGAAATTTAGGAAGGTTCACGCAGTCATACAATATCTCCATTTGCATTAAGCACTGGCGAAAGAGGCAAGCAGTGGAAATTCTCGAAGTCCAATGAAAGCTGTGGGATATGTAACAAGGGCAGAACAATAAAAGTTAACAAAATAGGAGTATTTTAAGCTAACTGTCAAAATGCACCAAATTACTTTGATTGGTAATATGAAAACAGCATCAGTCGTGGTTGGCTAAATTACTTCAAAAATCATGATTCTTTAATTTTACCACACAGCTAGAAAAGGTAGGGGCATGCACTGGAGATCTATGTATCTAGTGGTATAGAGGGAATAAAATGCATTCAGCTATGAAGACAACAGTAGGTTACTTTTTTATAAGCCCACAGTTTAACAGTGACAAAATAAGAAGCATAGGAATCTACCACAGATGAACAGTTTCTGCAAGACAATATGCTGCCAATTGTCCCATCAAAGGGGCCAAATAGATTTTGTTTCCAGCGCTTGCATTCAGGCAGGTTACCTTCCCTTTGCTTGTATACTTTGGAGTGAGAAAGGGTGATGTCTGCCAGAGAACTCCTATGTGGTACATAACAATGGGAAAATTCATCCCTCAATGAGATCAGAAGATGGAGAAAAGCTTCTGAAGCATCCTATTAGGAAAATTAGTTCTCATGATGACTGCTCATCTAAAACAATACTAAAATATCAAAATAAGATAGAGAAGTAAACATTATACCTGCTGTCTGGTCAAATTGAAGTGACTAACATAGAAACTCAAAGCATGCATTACTCCATGTGGATTCAACACAGTTCTTTCATCTCGAACTATGCTTAAGTCTGCAACATGCAAAGCTCAAGTACAATAATAACAATTTATGAGCATGTAACCAAAAAACATTTTAATCAAATGGTGGACGTCACGAAGAACAGAGTGTCATACATTTACATTTTACAGGACATGACTAATTTCAGAAGAATAAAGCGAAAATAAAGTAAGTCCCATTCAGTGGTTTTATATAGAACCAAGAATATATTATGTTGGGCAAAGGATCCAAGCAATGCGAATAACAAGGACCCATCAATTCCCAAGAAGATCAGAGCATAGGAGAAAACACTGTTGAAAATTACAGGGTGTATGGATTCCACCACCGGTGGATGCATTATATTGCATATGCAGCTGAGGACCCCACTTGACATTTGAACTTATAAGCCATGTACTGGATAGGGGTTGACATACAATTCAAAAAATCTCAATACAAGGACCCCCTGAAATTTACTGCAGTAAAGGGGCAATACTTGCAATGGACACCAATGTTTTCAGatcggacgactaatcgcgattaatcgtgattagtcgtcctTATCGTAACCAGGTGCTCGATAAGGGCCCTCGATTAGTTTAGACTGATTAGAAAACTTATCGTCCGATAAGttgcgactaatcacgattagtcgtccgatcAGACTAGCCGGACGACTAGTTCGTGGGAGGGAGAATTTGGCCCAGCTACAGAATTCGGCCCACCTTTAGCTGGCCCATTAGGGTAAGAAGAAGAGGAGTGAGTGACCTAGTGGGAGTTGTAGCCGCACGGCACATTTCCAGCTCCCGCTGCTCTCTCTCGCAGCCGCCGCCGGCCTGCCTCTGGATCTCCCTCGCCGGCGTCCGCAGCTCCGTCCACGCCCCTCGCCGGTGTCCGCAGCTCCGCCCGCGCCTCTGTCGGGCGTCCGCAGCTCCGTCCGCGCCTCTCACCGGCGTCCGCAGCTCTGCCCGCGCCTCCACCTCGGCTCGCTCCTGTCTCCTCCCCTGCTGGGACCCAGTAGCTCCGCCGGCCTCTAAGGCTCCTTCCTCGACGCCTGGAGGACGGGCACGGGAGGCCTCAAGCATCAAGATGAGCCACCAGTCCCACCACTCTGCCTCCTCTAAAGGTTATTGTCTATGTCTGCTACTCTGCTGCTGTGTATTGCCTGTTGCCACCAATTTGTGACACATTTGTGTGGCTGTGCCGCTCTGCAGAGGATGCTCGACGGCGTGCAGTTGTTGAGGTAATTCTACCTGAGAATGAAGTTGTCTCAGGAGGGGCTGCCTCAGCGTCGTCAGCTGCTCCAATTGAAGCATCTCTGATAGCTCAAGCGTTAGCTAAATTGCCGCCAGATCTTGCTGCCATGGCTGaagataagaagaggaaggcAAAATCATCAGATCCTGGATGGAAATATGGGTTTTGGCCAGACATAGGGAAGAAAGAATTCATCCAATGTATTttctgcaaaaaggttgtccctTCAGGCATTAAAAGGTTCAAGCAACACCTTGCTGGGGGCTATTCTGATGCAGTGAAATGTGGTGAAGCACCTGAACTAGTTAGGCGTGAGATGAATGGTTACTTGGTCACAAGGTCAAGGACTCAGGTTCAGGTACCTGCGGACACTGGGGTGGAGACAGAAACAGATGAAGAAACATATCAAGGTGGAGGTGgtgcttctgctgctgctgaaAATGAACCAAATGCTAGGACAAAGTCAAAGCAAGTTCCAAGTTCTGGGACAAAATCAAAGCAAGCGAAAAAGATAGCTCAAGCATCAATCACGAACTTTGTGGTTTCTGCTCCACCAAAACCTCAAACACAGAAGCATCCCAAGTCAGTGAGTTCTTTGCTTTGCAAGAGTCCAGAAGAAGTGGTTGCAGAAAGGCACAAGTCCAAGATGTCACAGCCCACTCTTGAGTACTCCACAAAGAGCAAGGAAGCAAAGCAAATTGTAGATGACCATGTGGCTGATTTTTTTTATGAGAATGGAATACCATTGAATGCTATTAACTcaagaagctgggagattatgctTGAGTCCATTGGGCAATATGGTCCTGGGTATCGCTCACCTTCATACCATGAGATTAGGAATCCACTACTTGATACGGCAGTGAACAAGACAGAGGAGCTGAGAAAGAAGCATGAGGACGCTTGGAAGGAATATGGCTGCACAATCATGTCAGATGGATGGATTGACACTAGCCACCGTCATCTCATCAACTTTCTTGCGAATAGCCCAGCTGGAACATTCTTCTTAGGTTCAGTTGACGCTTCAAGTGAGATAGCCAATGCTTCTATGTTAGCAGACTTGTTAGAGAAACAAATTGACAAGGTTGGGAAGTTGTATGTGGTGCAAATTGTCACAGATAATGGATCAAACTACAAGGCTGCTGGAAGAATTCTTATGGAGAGGATCCCAACTTTGTTTTGGACACCATGTGCTGCCCACTGTTTGGATTTGATGATGGAGGACATTGGGAAGATACCTGAGTTTAGCTCTTGCATTAATTCGGCTAAGAAGGTGTGTAGGTTTCTCTACAAGCATGGGAGGATTCTGGATCTTATGCGAGAGAAGATTGGTGGTGATCTTGTGAGGCCTGTTGTTACTTGCTTTGCTACTTCCTATCTCACATTAGCAATGCATAAGAACAAACAGGGGCTGAGGAGTTTGTTTGTGAGTGAGGAATGGCATTCCAACAGCTTGTCAAAAAGTGCTGAAGGGCGGCAGGCTGAGAACACAATCCTTTCCATACCATTTTGGACAAAAGTGGAGTACTGTATAAAAGCAACACAACCCCTTCTCATTGCTATGAGGATAGCAGATGGTGATGAAACACCAGCAGCTCCTGAGATAATGGCAGCAATGGATGTTGCAAAGAAGACCATCAAGGAAACTTTGCGAGACAAATCATCATTACTGAATGATGTAATGGAATGCTATGACAAGAGATGGGAGAACCAGATGGAGCAAAAACTATATGGAGCAGCCCTCTTCTTGAATCCTGGAAAGTACTTTGCCATAAAGGAAAAGGATAGGAGACAAACTACAAAGCTAAGGTGCATGTTTAATGACATTATATGGAAGATGGTGCCTGATGAGAGTGAAGCGAGGAAAATAAGCAAGCAAGCTGATGATTATGACAGGACTGAGGGTGAATGTTTCTCAAAGAGATTAGCAATAGTAGAGAGAAATAGCAAAAATCCTAGTAAGTAATGAGCAGTTCAGCAGTCAGCACTTTCTTTTAATTAAGCTATAATTCTCTATGTGATGAGCTACTGATTATATTATTGTTTTGCTTGTAATCTACAACTACAGTTCTATGGTGGGATGCTTTTGGTGGCCTTGCATTCGAGCTACAGAGTTTAGCAAAACAAATTGTAAGCCTCTGCTGTTCGGCGTCTGGTTGTGAGCGCAACTGGAGCGCTTTTGCTCATGTAAGTGCAATTTCTATGGCT from Miscanthus floridulus cultivar M001 chromosome 11, ASM1932011v1, whole genome shotgun sequence includes these protein-coding regions:
- the LOC136494944 gene encoding uncharacterized protein, giving the protein MAEDKKRKAKSSDPGWKYGFWPDIGKKEFIQCIFCKKVVPSGIKRFKQHLAGGYSDAVKCGEAPELVRREMNGYLVTRSRTQVQVPADTGVETETDEETYQGGGGASAAAENEPNARTKSKQVPSSGTKSKQAKKIAQASITNFVVSAPPKPQTQKHPKSVSSLLCKSPEEVVAERHKSKMSQPTLEYSTKSKEAKQIVDDHVADFFYENGIPLNAINSRSWEIMLESIGQYGPGYRSPSYHEIRNPLLDTAVNKTEELRKKHEDAWKEYGCTIMSDGWIDTSHRHLINFLANSPAGTFFLGSVDASSEIANASMLADLLEKQIDKVGKLYVVQIVTDNGSNYKAAGRILMERIPTLFWTPCAAHCLDLMMEDIGKIPEFSSCINSAKKVCRFLYKHGRILDLMREKIGGDLVRPVVTCFATSYLTLAMHKNKQGLRSLFVSEEWHSNSLSKSAEGRQAENTILSIPFWTKVEYCIKATQPLLIAMRIADGDETPAAPEIMAAMDVAKKTIKETLRDKSSLLNDVMECYDKRWENQMEQKLYGAALFLNPGKYFAIKEKDRRQTTKLRCMFNDIIWKMVPDESEARKISKQADDYDRTEGECFSKRLAIVERNSKNPILWWDAFGGLAFELQSLAKQIVSLCCSASGCERNWSAFAHVSAISMAAGAY